Proteins from a genomic interval of Bradyrhizobium sp. CCGB01:
- a CDS encoding YgcG family protein — MWRMIAVFALFLAVVVPASADVAVPQLTGRVVDQTGTLSSSDIAALSQKLRDFETRKGSQVAVLIVPTTQPETIEQFSIRVADAWKIGRKKVDDGAILIVAKNDRHLRIEVGYGLEGALTDVTSRRIIDEIITPKFRSGDFSGGISDGVDRMIRVIDGEPLPIPSPTVNFGNLDDLAPLFIVTLFASIGVGGFFRAMLGRLVGSLATGGIIAALSWLILGSFALAMALGVVGFIIGFIADLFSAMAPSTGSSRGGSWSSGSSGGGWSSGSSSSDSGSFSGGGGSFGGGGASGSW, encoded by the coding sequence ATGTGGCGAATGATAGCCGTATTCGCGCTCTTCCTCGCCGTCGTCGTCCCCGCCTCGGCCGACGTCGCCGTCCCCCAACTCACCGGCCGCGTGGTCGATCAGACCGGCACGCTCTCCAGCAGCGACATCGCCGCGCTGTCGCAAAAGCTGCGTGATTTCGAGACGCGCAAGGGCAGCCAGGTCGCCGTCCTGATCGTGCCGACGACACAGCCGGAGACGATCGAGCAGTTCTCGATCCGCGTCGCGGACGCCTGGAAGATCGGCCGCAAGAAGGTGGACGATGGCGCGATCCTCATCGTCGCCAAGAACGACCGGCATCTCCGCATCGAGGTCGGCTACGGCCTCGAGGGTGCGCTCACCGACGTCACCTCGCGTCGGATCATCGACGAGATCATCACACCGAAATTCAGAAGCGGTGATTTCAGCGGCGGCATCTCGGACGGTGTCGATCGCATGATCCGCGTCATCGACGGCGAGCCGCTGCCGATTCCCTCGCCCACCGTCAACTTCGGCAATCTGGACGATCTCGCGCCGCTCTTCATCGTGACGCTGTTCGCATCGATCGGGGTCGGCGGGTTCTTCCGGGCGATGCTGGGGCGGCTGGTCGGATCACTGGCGACCGGCGGCATCATCGCGGCGCTGAGCTGGCTCATTCTCGGCTCTTTCGCGCTCGCCATGGCCCTCGGCGTCGTCGGCTTCATCATCGGCTTCATTGCCGATCTGTTTTCGGCAATGGCGCCGAGCACGGGGTCGTCGCGCGGCGGGTCGTGGTCGAGCGGCTCGTCGGGAGGTGGCTGGAGTAGCGGATCGAGCAGCAGCGACAGCGGCAGCTTCAGTGGCGGCGGTGGCAGTTTTGGCGGCGGCGGCGCCTCGGGGAGCTGGTAG
- a CDS encoding LemA family protein, giving the protein MRKILTVLAALASLSLTNCGYNAIQSEDEQIKGNWSEVVNQYQRRADLVPNLVNSVKGFAQQEKDVLLGVTNARAKVGSVQATPEVLNDPAAFQKFQAAQGELSSALSRLLVVTENYPQLKSDALFKDLMSQLEGTENRITVARNRYIKAVQDYNVTIRSFPSNLTAMMFGYKEKPNFAVENEKEISTAPKVDFNPAPAPSK; this is encoded by the coding sequence ATGCGCAAGATCCTCACCGTGCTGGCGGCGCTGGCTTCGCTCAGCCTGACCAATTGCGGCTACAACGCGATCCAGAGCGAGGACGAGCAGATCAAGGGCAACTGGTCCGAGGTCGTGAACCAGTATCAGCGCCGCGCCGATCTCGTGCCCAACCTCGTCAACTCGGTGAAGGGCTTTGCCCAGCAGGAGAAGGACGTGCTGCTCGGCGTCACCAACGCCCGCGCCAAGGTCGGCAGCGTCCAGGCGACGCCCGAGGTGCTGAACGATCCCGCCGCCTTCCAGAAATTCCAGGCCGCGCAGGGCGAGCTCTCCAGCGCGCTGTCGCGGCTCCTTGTGGTCACGGAAAACTATCCGCAGCTCAAGTCCGACGCGCTGTTCAAGGATCTGATGTCGCAGCTCGAAGGCACCGAGAACCGCATCACGGTGGCGCGCAACCGCTACATCAAGGCGGTGCAGGACTACAACGTCACCATCCGCTCTTTCCCGAGCAACCTCACGGCGATGATGTTCGGCTACAAGGAGAAGCCGAATTTCGCGGTCGAGAACGAGAAGGAAATCTCGACCGCGCCCAAGGTCGATTTCAACCCGGCGCCCGCGCCGTCGAAGTAA
- a CDS encoding enoyl-CoA hydratase, giving the protein MSSFETILVERPEPAITRIVMNRPEARNAQNLQMTYDLNAAFDAAVQDDAVKVIILAGNGPHFSSGHDLRPGGKNAAGVDFPPVGNWGGFAEPNAHGRFAREQEIYLQITRRWRNLAKPTIAEVHGKCIAGGLMLAWACDLIVASDDAQFCDPVVTMGVCGVEWFVHPWELGPRKAKELLFTADSWSAQEAHQLGMVNQVVPRAELSSRVLELARKIASKPSFALKMTKEAVNRSVDVMGQPAAIDQAFALHQLCHAHNLQEFGMVVDPSGLHPSVRKPPAAAE; this is encoded by the coding sequence ATGTCCTCGTTCGAGACCATCCTCGTGGAGAGGCCGGAGCCGGCGATCACCCGGATCGTGATGAACCGGCCCGAGGCGCGCAACGCACAGAACCTGCAAATGACCTACGACCTCAACGCCGCCTTCGACGCGGCGGTGCAGGACGATGCGGTCAAGGTGATCATCCTCGCCGGCAACGGGCCGCACTTCTCCTCCGGCCACGACCTGCGCCCCGGGGGCAAGAATGCCGCAGGCGTCGATTTTCCGCCGGTTGGAAATTGGGGCGGCTTTGCCGAACCCAATGCCCATGGCCGCTTTGCCCGCGAGCAGGAAATCTATCTCCAGATCACCCGGCGCTGGCGCAACCTCGCCAAGCCGACCATCGCCGAGGTTCACGGCAAGTGCATCGCCGGCGGCCTGATGCTGGCCTGGGCCTGCGACCTCATCGTCGCCAGCGACGATGCGCAATTCTGCGATCCCGTCGTCACCATGGGCGTCTGCGGCGTCGAATGGTTCGTGCACCCCTGGGAGCTCGGCCCGCGCAAGGCCAAGGAACTCCTGTTCACTGCTGACAGCTGGAGCGCGCAGGAGGCGCATCAGCTCGGCATGGTCAACCAGGTCGTTCCGCGTGCTGAGCTGTCATCGCGCGTGCTGGAGCTGGCGCGCAAAATCGCATCAAAGCCGTCCTTCGCGCTCAAGATGACCAAGGAGGCGGTGAACCGCTCGGTCGACGTGATGGGCCAGCCCGCCGCGATCGACCAGGCCTTTGCGCTGCATCAGCTCTGTCACGCCCATAATCTTCAGGAGTTCGGCATGGTGGTCGATCCATCCGGACTGCACCCCTCCGTGCGCAAGCCGCCGGCGGCCGCGGAGTAG
- a CDS encoding acyl-CoA dehydrogenase family protein has translation MDLNLSDEQRLLRESAERFVAESYDADHRRKMANDPLGYSPAVWKQFAELGWLALPIPEEFDGLGGGAVEIGILMEAFGRGLVSEPYIATVVLGSALIEKCGSTAQKQARLPKVADGSLKLAFAHSERAARFDLAKVATTAHKTAQGWRLTGNKIAVLDGHAADEIIVSAHVHDHQGPSGRIGLFQVAAKTPSVAVSDYERLGGGRACNIELSGVELPGDALLGNGHDAMPAIEWAVDRAMAALGAEAVGIMQTLLDTTLEYTKIRKQFGRPLSANQVIRHRLADMAMQVDESRSMALRAALKADSTPVERARAASGAKARIGKSARFVGEQSIQLHGGMGVTEELEVGAYFKRLVAFDTLFGGSAHHYARHARLGRTSVPA, from the coding sequence ATGGACCTCAATCTCAGTGACGAGCAGCGGCTGCTGCGCGAGAGCGCGGAACGCTTCGTGGCGGAAAGCTACGATGCCGATCATCGCCGCAAGATGGCGAACGATCCGCTCGGATACAGCCCGGCGGTGTGGAAGCAGTTCGCCGAACTCGGCTGGCTGGCGCTGCCGATCCCGGAAGAGTTTGACGGGCTCGGCGGCGGCGCGGTGGAGATCGGCATCTTGATGGAAGCGTTTGGCCGCGGGCTGGTGTCCGAGCCCTACATCGCGACGGTCGTGCTGGGATCTGCGCTGATCGAGAAATGCGGCAGCACAGCGCAGAAGCAGGCAAGACTGCCGAAAGTCGCGGATGGATCACTGAAGCTCGCCTTTGCGCATTCCGAGCGCGCGGCGCGGTTCGATCTCGCCAAGGTCGCGACCACCGCGCACAAGACGGCGCAAGGCTGGCGCCTGACAGGCAACAAGATCGCGGTGCTCGACGGCCACGCCGCCGACGAGATCATCGTCTCCGCGCATGTCCATGATCATCAGGGGCCGTCGGGACGGATCGGCTTGTTCCAGGTCGCAGCGAAGACGCCGAGCGTTGCCGTCAGCGACTATGAGCGCCTCGGCGGCGGACGGGCCTGCAACATCGAGCTGTCAGGCGTCGAGCTGCCGGGGGACGCGCTGCTCGGCAACGGACACGACGCAATGCCCGCGATCGAATGGGCCGTCGATCGCGCCATGGCGGCGCTGGGCGCGGAAGCTGTCGGCATCATGCAGACGCTGCTCGACACCACGCTCGAATACACCAAAATTCGAAAACAGTTCGGCCGGCCGCTCTCGGCCAATCAGGTGATCCGCCACCGCCTCGCGGACATGGCGATGCAGGTCGACGAGTCACGCTCGATGGCGCTGCGCGCCGCGCTGAAGGCAGACAGCACGCCGGTCGAGCGGGCGCGGGCGGCGTCTGGCGCCAAAGCAAGAATCGGCAAATCCGCGCGCTTCGTCGGCGAGCAGTCGATTCAGCTCCACGGCGGCATGGGCGTCACCGAGGAGCTCGAGGTCGGTGCCTACTTCAAGCGCCTCGTCGCGTTCGACACGCTGTTCGGCGGCAGCGCGCACCACTATGCCCGCCACGCCCGGCTTGGCCGCACCTCCGTGCCGGCCTGA
- a CDS encoding acyl-CoA dehydrogenase family protein — MDLSFSAEERAFQDEVRGFIAKNLTEEMKRATALTPSVFSDPDIGMAWQRALHSRGWGAPGWPVDHGGPDWTPAQRWIFETESARAGVPNVNVMGVKMVGPVIIGFGSPEQKNFYLPRILSGEDYWCQGYSEPGSGSDLSSLKTRAVRDGDDYIINGTKIWTTHAHHANRMFALVRTSDGPRQQDGISFILIDMTTPGITTRPILTIGGDHEVNQVFFDDVRVPVANRVGEEGKGWTYGKYLLEFERGSGIASAKLREGLKAIAELAESDLTGRAIDSPDIATRISEVEIDIDALEMTELRVLSALQTGQNPGAVSSILKLRNSEIRQAVTRLGVDVIGHDALAVEPMRPLYKLNHAPALPEDMLTVVPEYLNGRAYTIFGGTSEIQRDIIAKMMLGI; from the coding sequence ATGGATTTGTCGTTCAGTGCCGAGGAGCGCGCCTTCCAGGACGAGGTGCGCGGCTTCATTGCGAAGAACCTCACCGAGGAGATGAAGCGCGCCACGGCGCTGACGCCGTCGGTGTTCTCCGATCCTGATATCGGCATGGCCTGGCAGCGCGCGCTGCACAGCCGCGGCTGGGGCGCGCCGGGTTGGCCGGTCGATCATGGCGGCCCGGACTGGACGCCGGCGCAGCGCTGGATCTTCGAGACCGAAAGCGCGCGGGCCGGCGTGCCCAATGTCAACGTGATGGGCGTGAAGATGGTCGGGCCCGTCATCATCGGCTTCGGCAGCCCGGAGCAAAAGAACTTCTACTTGCCGCGCATTCTCTCGGGCGAGGATTACTGGTGCCAGGGCTATTCCGAGCCCGGCTCCGGCTCCGACCTTTCCTCGCTGAAGACGCGCGCGGTGCGCGACGGCGACGACTACATCATCAACGGCACCAAAATCTGGACCACGCATGCGCACCACGCCAACCGCATGTTCGCGCTGGTGCGCACCAGCGACGGGCCGCGGCAGCAGGACGGCATCAGCTTCATCCTGATCGACATGACAACGCCGGGCATCACGACACGGCCCATTCTCACCATCGGCGGCGACCACGAGGTCAACCAGGTGTTCTTCGACGACGTGCGCGTGCCCGTCGCCAACCGCGTCGGCGAGGAAGGCAAGGGCTGGACCTACGGCAAATATCTGCTCGAGTTCGAGCGCGGCTCCGGTATTGCGTCAGCGAAGCTGCGCGAGGGCTTGAAGGCGATCGCGGAGCTGGCCGAGTCCGACCTGACGGGCCGCGCGATCGACAGCCCCGATATCGCGACGCGCATCTCCGAGGTCGAAATCGACATCGATGCGCTGGAGATGACGGAGCTGCGCGTGCTCTCGGCGCTGCAGACCGGACAAAATCCCGGCGCGGTGTCGTCGATCCTGAAGCTGCGCAACAGCGAGATCCGGCAAGCCGTGACGCGGCTGGGGGTCGACGTCATCGGCCACGACGCGCTCGCGGTCGAGCCAATGCGCCCGCTCTACAAGCTCAACCACGCGCCGGCACTGCCCGAGGACATGCTGACGGTGGTGCCGGAATATCTCAACGGCCGCGCCTATACGATCTTCGGCGGCACCTCGGAGATCCAGCGCGACATCATCGCGAAGATGATGCTGGGGATTTGA
- a CDS encoding xanthine dehydrogenase family protein molybdopterin-binding subunit yields the protein MNILPGNLRFGAGQPVKRLEDQRLLTGKGQFIDDKPEEGALWLHVLRSPHAHAKIVSIDTSAAAEMPGVTAIYTGADLVKDDIGTIPTLSIFKRPDGKPMTVPPRRLLAHEIVRYAGEAVAAVVAASRADAQSAAEAIVVEYDVLPAVVDPVEAVKPGAPVVWPEAPDNIVGAMSYGDAAKADEAFARAAHTVELDIVSQRLVPSAMEPRSTIAEIDKKTGRLLLHVQSQTPASTRDVLAEAVLKRPKDSVRVLVGDIGGGFGQKTNLYPEDGIVAYAATKLSKKIRWRGDRTDEFVGGTHGRDLTSTASFALDEKGKVLAYRVKSIGCTGAYSSGAANIIPLVLGPFVQTGVYDLPLVHFEVQSVMTNTAPVGAYRGAGRPEAVFIVERLFDAAARKIGMDPRAIRKANYIKPAQLPYTNAAGQVYDSGAFAHMLDRAVKLADWDGFAARKKAAKKKGLLYGRGLTSYIEWTGGRAHTEKVSLHAISQGRVVLHSGTMAMGQGLQTTYTQMISDTLGIAMDKIDVVQGDTDLAMGFGSVGSRSLFVGGTAVAVSSSDLIQKAREKAANVLETSVEDIEYQGGMLTVVGTDRRISLFDLAEKEGGAKLSVDSEGEVDGPSWPNGTHICEVEIDPETGVSKVVRYTTVDDVGVAVNPMLVTGQIHGGVAQGIGQALYEGVSYDADGQLLTASYQDYCIPRADDVPPIVVTLDDSAPCRTNPLGAKGCGESGAIGGPPCVTNGVMDALAELGITQLNTPLTPQKIWKAIRDAKVAG from the coding sequence ATGAATATTCTTCCCGGCAATTTGCGTTTCGGAGCGGGCCAGCCCGTCAAGCGTTTGGAAGACCAGCGGCTGCTCACCGGGAAGGGCCAGTTCATCGACGACAAGCCGGAGGAAGGCGCGCTGTGGTTGCATGTGCTGCGTTCGCCGCATGCCCACGCGAAGATCGTCTCGATCGACACCAGCGCCGCGGCTGAGATGCCCGGCGTCACCGCGATCTACACCGGTGCGGATCTCGTCAAGGACGATATCGGCACCATCCCGACCTTGAGCATCTTCAAGCGCCCCGACGGCAAGCCGATGACGGTGCCGCCGCGCCGCCTGCTCGCCCATGAGATCGTCCGCTATGCCGGTGAGGCCGTCGCCGCTGTGGTGGCCGCCTCGCGTGCCGATGCGCAGAGCGCGGCCGAGGCCATCGTGGTCGAATACGATGTGCTGCCCGCGGTGGTCGACCCAGTCGAGGCCGTGAAGCCCGGCGCGCCCGTGGTCTGGCCCGAGGCCCCCGACAACATCGTCGGCGCGATGAGCTATGGCGATGCCGCCAAGGCCGACGAGGCGTTTGCCAGGGCCGCGCATACGGTCGAGCTCGACATCGTCAGCCAGCGTCTCGTGCCCTCGGCGATGGAGCCGCGCTCGACCATTGCCGAGATCGACAAGAAGACCGGCCGTCTGCTGTTGCACGTGCAGTCGCAGACGCCCGCCTCGACCCGCGACGTGCTGGCGGAAGCCGTGCTGAAGCGCCCCAAGGACAGCGTGCGCGTGCTGGTCGGCGATATCGGCGGCGGCTTCGGCCAGAAGACCAACCTCTATCCCGAAGACGGCATCGTCGCCTATGCCGCGACCAAGCTGAGCAAGAAGATCCGCTGGCGCGGCGATCGCACCGACGAATTCGTCGGCGGCACCCACGGCCGCGATCTCACCTCGACCGCGTCCTTCGCGCTCGACGAGAAGGGCAAGGTGCTGGCCTATCGCGTCAAGTCGATCGGTTGCACCGGCGCCTATTCCTCGGGTGCGGCGAACATCATTCCGCTGGTGCTCGGACCGTTCGTGCAGACCGGCGTCTACGATCTGCCGCTGGTGCATTTCGAGGTGCAGTCGGTGATGACCAATACCGCGCCCGTCGGCGCCTATCGCGGGGCGGGCCGGCCCGAAGCTGTCTTCATCGTGGAGCGCCTGTTCGACGCCGCCGCGCGAAAGATCGGCATGGATCCGCGCGCGATCCGGAAGGCCAACTACATCAAGCCGGCACAGCTGCCCTACACCAACGCTGCGGGGCAGGTTTACGACTCCGGTGCCTTCGCGCACATGCTCGACCGCGCCGTGAAGCTGGCTGATTGGGACGGCTTTGCCGCGCGCAAGAAGGCGGCGAAGAAGAAGGGCCTGCTCTACGGCCGCGGGCTCACCTCCTACATCGAATGGACCGGCGGCCGCGCCCACACCGAGAAGGTCAGCCTGCACGCGATCTCGCAGGGCCGCGTCGTGCTGCATTCCGGCACCATGGCGATGGGGCAGGGCTTGCAGACCACCTACACCCAGATGATCTCCGACACGCTCGGCATTGCCATGGACAAGATCGACGTCGTCCAGGGCGACACCGATCTCGCCATGGGCTTTGGCAGCGTCGGTTCGCGCTCGCTGTTCGTCGGCGGCACGGCGGTCGCGGTCTCCTCCAGCGACCTGATCCAGAAGGCGCGCGAGAAGGCGGCGAACGTGCTGGAGACCTCGGTCGAGGACATCGAATATCAGGGCGGCATGCTCACCGTGGTCGGCACCGACCGCCGCATCAGCCTGTTCGATCTCGCCGAGAAGGAAGGCGGCGCCAAGCTCAGCGTCGATTCGGAAGGTGAGGTCGACGGTCCGAGCTGGCCGAACGGCACGCATATCTGCGAGGTCGAGATCGATCCGGAGACCGGCGTCTCCAAGGTCGTGCGCTACACCACCGTCGACGACGTCGGTGTCGCCGTGAACCCGATGCTGGTGACGGGGCAGATCCATGGCGGCGTCGCGCAGGGCATCGGCCAGGCGCTGTATGAAGGCGTGTCCTACGATGCCGACGGTCAGCTCCTCACCGCGAGCTACCAGGATTACTGCATCCCGCGCGCCGACGACGTGCCGCCGATCGTGGTGACGCTCGACGATTCCGCGCCCTGCCGCACCAACCCGCTCGGCGCCAAGGGCTGCGGCGAGTCCGGCGCCATCGGCGGCCCGCCCTGCGTCACCAACGGCGTGATGGATGCGCTCGCCGAGCTCGGCATCACCCAGCTCAACACGCCCCTGACGCCGCAGAAGATCTGGAAGGCGATCAGGGATGCGAAGGTGGCGGGTTAG
- a CDS encoding dihydrodipicolinate synthase family protein — protein sequence MSDFHGVFPYLVSPVDADGTVRTEVLGKLCDDLIGAGVHGLTPLGSTGEFAYLNAAQRMAVVQTTIEAAKGRVPVVAGVASTSTADAVAQAKAYQKLGANGILAILEAYFPLADAQVESYFRSIADAVDIPVVIYTNPQFQRSDLTLDVIARLAEHPRIGYIKDASTNTGRLLSIMNRCGESLRVFSASAHIPAAVMLIGGLGWMAGPACIIPRQSVALYDLCRAGRWDEAMALQRRLWRINEAFARFNLAACIKAGLAIQGYDVGDPVPPQAPLTADARKVVEAALRELD from the coding sequence ATGTCCGATTTTCACGGCGTTTTTCCCTACCTCGTTTCGCCCGTCGATGCCGATGGCACGGTGCGCACCGAAGTCCTCGGCAAGCTCTGCGACGATTTGATCGGTGCAGGCGTGCACGGGCTGACGCCGCTGGGCTCGACCGGCGAGTTTGCCTATCTCAATGCCGCGCAACGCATGGCGGTCGTGCAGACCACGATCGAGGCCGCGAAAGGCCGCGTGCCCGTCGTGGCCGGCGTTGCCTCGACCTCGACGGCGGACGCGGTGGCGCAGGCAAAGGCGTATCAGAAGCTTGGCGCCAACGGCATTCTGGCGATCCTGGAGGCCTATTTCCCGCTCGCTGATGCCCAGGTCGAATCCTACTTCCGCAGCATCGCGGATGCCGTGGACATTCCCGTCGTCATCTACACCAATCCGCAATTCCAGCGCTCCGACCTCACCCTCGATGTCATTGCGCGCCTCGCCGAGCATCCGCGCATCGGCTACATCAAGGACGCCTCGACCAACACCGGTCGGCTGCTCTCGATTATGAACCGCTGCGGCGAGTCCCTGCGCGTGTTCTCGGCCTCCGCCCATATCCCGGCCGCGGTGATGCTGATCGGCGGCCTCGGCTGGATGGCGGGGCCGGCCTGCATCATCCCGCGCCAAAGCGTCGCGCTCTACGACCTCTGCAGGGCCGGCCGCTGGGACGAGGCCATGGCGCTCCAGCGCAGGCTGTGGCGCATCAACGAGGCCTTCGCCCGCTTCAACCTCGCCGCCTGCATCAAGGCGGGGCTCGCGATCCAGGGCTACGACGTCGGCGACCCGGTCCCGCCGCAGGCCCCGCTGACGGCCGATGCGCGCAAGGTCGTGGAAGCGGCGCTGAGGGAGCTTGATTAG
- a CDS encoding VOC family protein, which yields MTIDLTRRTLLQLAGASSLAMAAAAAARAEGTPQGGGPTYASRTPMRVGMVTLRVKNLDKVADYYRDVIGLAVMERSASVARLGTAGIALLVLEARPEAAIEPRNAAGLYHTAFLMPTRKDLARWLVHAASHRVPLSGFADHLVSESVYLDDPEGNGIEVYADRDPSQWQWSEGSVKMASDELNIPDLLSLTNTRVADYAKAPDGLRIGHMHLRVGDLAQAQSFYHGTIGLDPTRSRNGAAFLSSGRYHHHLGMNVWQSQGAGQRDDQATGLAWFSLVMAKQDILAAQEERLRKGGAQVTALANGVEAVDPWGTRVRLIRV from the coding sequence ATGACCATCGACCTCACCCGCCGTACCCTGCTCCAACTCGCCGGTGCGAGTTCGCTCGCGATGGCCGCCGCCGCTGCTGCGCGTGCCGAGGGCACCCCGCAAGGCGGCGGGCCGACTTATGCCAGCCGCACGCCGATGCGGGTGGGCATGGTGACGCTCCGGGTGAAGAACCTCGACAAGGTTGCCGACTATTACCGCGACGTGATCGGGCTCGCGGTGATGGAGCGCTCGGCGAGCGTCGCAAGGCTCGGCACGGCCGGCATCGCGCTGCTGGTGCTCGAGGCCCGTCCCGAAGCCGCGATCGAGCCGCGCAACGCCGCTGGCCTCTACCACACCGCCTTCCTGATGCCGACGCGCAAGGATCTGGCGCGCTGGCTGGTGCACGCGGCCTCGCATCGCGTGCCGCTGTCCGGCTTCGCCGATCATCTCGTCAGCGAGTCCGTCTATCTCGACGACCCCGAAGGTAACGGCATCGAGGTCTATGCCGACCGCGATCCCTCGCAATGGCAGTGGAGCGAGGGCAGCGTGAAGATGGCGTCCGACGAGCTCAACATCCCCGACCTGCTGTCGCTGACCAACACGCGCGTGGCAGACTACGCCAAGGCGCCGGACGGCCTGCGCATCGGTCACATGCATTTGCGCGTCGGCGATCTCGCGCAGGCGCAGAGTTTTTACCACGGCACGATTGGCCTCGACCCGACCCGCAGCCGCAATGGCGCTGCATTCCTGTCGTCGGGCCGGTATCACCATCACCTCGGCATGAATGTCTGGCAGAGCCAGGGCGCCGGCCAGCGTGACGATCAGGCGACAGGCCTCGCCTGGTTCTCGCTGGTGATGGCGAAGCAGGACATTCTTGCCGCGCAAGAAGAGCGCCTGCGCAAGGGCGGTGCGCAGGTCACGGCGCTCGCCAACGGTGTGGAGGCCGTCGATCCCTGGGGCACGCGGGTGCGCTTGATCAGGGTTTGA
- a CDS encoding S1C family serine protease has protein sequence MTDPTALSSLSSALADVVARTAPSVVAVHSHRSRATGFVWKSGLIVTADEALADEGEVQISLPDGKTVAATIAGRDHTTDIALLRTDAGIAPVKLAATVPPLGTLSVVVAADRDAPSAALGMVSQSGKSWRSLRGGDIDARIELDVRLRFAQQGGLALDASGEAFGMAVLGPRRVLVIPTATIERVAAQLETRGRIARGYLGVGLQPVRLDDGVGAMVMNVDKAGPSAATGIRQGDVIVAVNDQKLSGVRALSRTLGPASVGTVVDVAVRRGGEPISFKVTIGERPEA, from the coding sequence ATGACCGACCCCACTGCCCTGTCCTCATTGTCGTCCGCGCTCGCGGATGTCGTGGCGCGCACCGCGCCATCCGTCGTCGCGGTGCATTCGCATCGCTCCCGCGCCACCGGATTCGTCTGGAAATCCGGCCTGATCGTCACCGCCGACGAAGCGCTGGCCGACGAGGGCGAGGTCCAGATCAGCCTCCCCGACGGTAAAACTGTCGCCGCCACGATCGCCGGCCGCGACCATACGACCGATATCGCGCTGCTGCGCACCGATGCCGGTATCGCGCCGGTCAAGCTGGCCGCGACCGTCCCGCCGCTCGGCACGTTGTCGGTCGTCGTCGCCGCCGATCGCGATGCGCCGAGCGCGGCGCTCGGCATGGTGTCACAGTCCGGCAAGAGCTGGCGCTCCTTGCGCGGCGGCGACATCGATGCACGGATCGAGCTCGACGTGCGCCTGCGCTTCGCCCAGCAGGGCGGGCTTGCGCTCGATGCATCGGGTGAAGCCTTCGGCATGGCCGTGCTCGGGCCGCGGCGCGTGCTGGTGATCCCGACGGCGACGATCGAGCGGGTCGCGGCGCAGCTCGAGACGCGCGGCCGCATCGCGCGCGGCTATCTCGGCGTCGGGCTTCAGCCGGTGCGGCTCGACGACGGCGTCGGTGCGATGGTGATGAATGTCGACAAGGCCGGGCCCTCCGCCGCGACCGGCATCCGCCAGGGCGACGTGATCGTCGCGGTCAACGACCAGAAACTCTCCGGCGTGCGCGCGCTGTCGCGGACGCTGGGACCTGCGAGCGTCGGCACGGTGGTCGATGTCGCGGTGCGCCGCGGCGGCGAGCCGATCAGCTTCAAGGTCACGATCGGCGAGAGGCCGGAGGCGTGA
- a CDS encoding response regulator transcription factor: MSEDNAAEIVLALEIDDPALADRLATLLGGIAGLRLAAPGEAATATVVARDPRSMPEDIALTQRELDVLALMAEGGSNKMIARQLGISVHTVKFHVGSLLDKLDATGRTDAVAHAARRGVIEL; encoded by the coding sequence GTGAGCGAGGACAACGCAGCCGAGATCGTGCTCGCCCTGGAGATCGACGACCCCGCCCTCGCCGATCGCCTCGCGACGCTGCTCGGCGGCATCGCCGGGCTTCGCCTCGCCGCACCCGGCGAGGCTGCCACGGCGACGGTCGTGGCCCGAGATCCGCGCAGCATGCCTGAGGACATCGCACTGACGCAGCGCGAGCTCGACGTGCTGGCGCTGATGGCGGAAGGCGGGTCCAACAAGATGATCGCGCGCCAGCTCGGCATTTCAGTGCACACGGTCAAATTCCACGTCGGCTCGCTGCTCGACAAGCTGGACGCCACCGGCCGCACCGACGCGGTCGCGCATGCGGCACGCCGCGGCGTGATCGAGCTATGA